From the genome of Scytonema hofmannii PCC 7110, one region includes:
- a CDS encoding AAA family ATPase, which produces MNQPLLRFLATKNYKNLSLDKEANLTNLNIFIGSNGSGKSNFINCLKFLKDSLTNIPDESRGIGSFENSVTQIGGNKILDGTMASPAVVRLAYCFWQISQTSLSGKDSGILDLKIYVDKNTPRVSIAQEFLYSGEDLDESAVSPPFYYYQFHNREVGKGVVSVYKTSLQNAETHFKPLENINTNFLGLSSIPRLLEDSEYPPESTPVYRIRRDLVEFFSKWQFYNANNIKELVMEERVKA; this is translated from the coding sequence ATGAATCAACCTCTTCTTCGCTTTCTAGCTACCAAAAATTATAAAAATTTGTCCTTAGATAAAGAAGCTAATCTCACAAACCTCAATATATTTATCGGGTCAAATGGCTCAGGCAAAAGCAACTTTATCAATTGCTTAAAATTTTTAAAAGATAGCCTAACTAATATTCCTGATGAAAGTCGGGGGATCGGTAGTTTTGAGAATTCAGTTACCCAAATTGGTGGTAATAAAATTTTAGATGGTACTATGGCAAGTCCTGCTGTAGTAAGGCTGGCATATTGTTTTTGGCAAATTTCACAAACTAGTCTTTCCGGAAAAGATAGCGGAATCCTTGATTTGAAAATTTATGTTGATAAAAATACACCTAGAGTTAGCATTGCCCAAGAATTTCTATATAGTGGAGAAGATTTAGATGAATCAGCTGTATCGCCACCTTTCTATTACTATCAATTTCATAATAGAGAAGTAGGAAAAGGTGTTGTATCAGTTTATAAGACTTCACTACAAAATGCAGAAACTCATTTTAAGCCTTTAGAAAATATTAATACTAATTTTTTAGGTCTTTCTTCCATTCCTCGATTACTAGAAGATAGTGAATATCCTCCTGAAAGTACTCCTGTTTACAGAATTAGAAGAGATTTGGTTGAATTTTTTTCTAAATGGCAATTTTACAATGCTAACAATATAAAGGAGTTAGTTATGGAAGAACGGGTCAAAGCTTAA
- the rpiA gene encoding ribose-5-phosphate isomerase RpiA, whose product MTAAADPIKLMKQEVGKAAAALVESGSIVGLGTGSTTAYAIQFLGDRLKSGEIKDIVGVPTSFQAEVLSKQYGIPLTTLDAIDRIDIAIDGADEVDPQKNLIKGGGAAHTREKVVDYLAKRFIVVIDAGKLVDRLGSVFPVPVEVIPMAIAPVTRAIEKLGGKPELRMGVKKAGPVITDQGNMVIDVKFDAIGDPVNLEKTLNNIPGVLENGIFVNCADLVLIGEVKDGQPIVRQL is encoded by the coding sequence ATGACCGCAGCAGCAGACCCCATCAAGTTGATGAAGCAAGAAGTCGGCAAAGCCGCCGCCGCTTTGGTAGAATCAGGTTCGATTGTTGGGTTGGGTACAGGGTCAACGACAGCATACGCAATTCAGTTTTTGGGCGATCGCCTGAAGTCTGGTGAAATCAAAGATATTGTCGGTGTCCCCACCTCATTTCAAGCAGAGGTGCTGTCCAAACAGTATGGTATCCCGCTAACCACTCTAGATGCTATCGATCGCATTGACATTGCCATTGATGGTGCAGATGAAGTCGATCCTCAAAAGAATTTAATCAAAGGTGGTGGAGCAGCCCATACTCGCGAAAAAGTCGTTGATTACCTGGCAAAGAGGTTCATTGTGGTTATCGATGCTGGTAAATTGGTAGACCGATTGGGTTCTGTTTTTCCCGTACCAGTAGAAGTCATCCCAATGGCGATCGCACCTGTGACACGAGCAATTGAGAAATTGGGCGGCAAACCCGAACTCCGTATGGGTGTTAAAAAAGCAGGTCCAGTTATTACCGACCAAGGCAACATGGTGATAGATGTCAAGTTTGACGCGATCGGCGACCCCGTTAACCTGGAAAAAACACTTAACAACATTCCCGGAGTATTGGAGAATGGAATTTTTGTCAATTGTGCTGACTTAGTGTTGATTGGTGAAGTTAAAGACGGTCAACCGATAGTTCGGCAATTGTAA
- a CDS encoding branched-chain amino acid ABC transporter permease yields the protein MNISLFLQQFLNGLSIGSAYAIFALGYTLVYSILGIINLAHGAVFTLGAYFTYALMGGTFGFNGVLANATLPIQLPFPVAMILGSIFAGLVGVAIEGIAFLPLRQRGSDPLLTVVSSLGVAVVIVNLIQYLVGAESYTFPENTYGNLPAAINFGTAENPIPIRSVQLVIFAVSVIVVTILTYFISNTKYGKAMQAIAEDPTTSSLLGINSDRYIVLTFFISSFIAGVAGTLVATSVSIAGPYFGLGFGLRGLSVIVLGGLGSIPGAVLGGLLIGLVEAFVPGEYSGYKDAVAFGILFIMLLVRPQGLLGRRFIQKV from the coding sequence ATGAACATCAGTCTATTTTTACAACAATTTCTGAACGGGTTATCTATTGGTAGCGCCTACGCTATTTTTGCCTTGGGATACACCCTGGTTTACTCAATTTTAGGCATTATTAATTTGGCTCATGGTGCAGTTTTTACCTTGGGGGCATATTTTACGTATGCACTTATGGGTGGGACTTTTGGATTTAATGGTGTACTAGCTAATGCAACTCTGCCAATACAATTACCATTCCCTGTCGCCATGATTTTGGGAAGTATTTTTGCAGGGTTGGTTGGTGTGGCGATTGAAGGCATTGCCTTTCTCCCTTTACGACAACGGGGTTCTGACCCATTGCTAACGGTTGTTTCTAGCTTGGGTGTAGCGGTGGTTATTGTTAACTTAATACAGTATTTAGTTGGTGCAGAAAGTTATACTTTTCCAGAAAATACTTACGGTAACTTGCCAGCTGCTATCAACTTTGGTACAGCAGAAAATCCGATTCCTATTCGTAGCGTTCAGTTGGTAATTTTTGCCGTATCTGTGATAGTTGTGACAATTCTGACTTATTTTATTAGTAACACAAAGTACGGTAAGGCAATGCAGGCGATCGCAGAAGACCCTACTACCTCAAGTTTATTGGGAATTAATAGCGATCGCTATATCGTACTGACATTTTTCATCAGCAGTTTCATTGCAGGCGTGGCGGGAACTCTCGTCGCCACAAGTGTCAGCATCGCTGGACCCTACTTTGGGCTTGGTTTTGGGTTGAGGGGTTTATCGGTGATTGTACTGGGCGGGTTGGGTAGCATCCCTGGTGCAGTATTGGGAGGTTTACTTATCGGGTTAGTAGAGGCGTTTGTCCCTGGCGAGTATTCTGGTTATAAAGATGCCGTTGCTTTTGGCATTTTGTTTATTATGCTGTTAGTGCGACCTCAAGGTTTACTTGGTCGTCGGTTTATTCAAAAAGTCTAG
- a CDS encoding superoxide dismutase yields the protein MSVNRRHFLFLLGSGAGVLALDAGAFAQKTPSGNQPKSNAPGAIQLPRLPYAYNALEPHIDAKTMQFHHDKHHATYVKNLNVAFNKHPELKGKSVADLLRNLNNVPDDIRTTVRNNGGGHVNHAMFWRIMKPKGGGEPTGAIASAITETFGSFSSFKKQFNEAGVGRFGSGWVWLVRTKNGDLTVMTTPNQDSPIVEGNYPIMGNDIWEHAYYLKYQNRRADYLNAWWNVLNWDEINKRFAASSKR from the coding sequence ATGAGTGTTAATCGTCGTCATTTCTTGTTTTTACTAGGGTCTGGGGCCGGGGTTTTAGCGTTAGATGCTGGTGCTTTTGCACAAAAGACTCCTAGCGGAAACCAGCCTAAATCTAATGCACCAGGTGCTATCCAACTACCACGATTACCCTACGCGTACAATGCGTTAGAGCCTCATATCGATGCAAAAACAATGCAGTTTCATCACGATAAACACCATGCGACTTATGTAAAAAACTTGAATGTGGCATTCAATAAACATCCAGAACTCAAAGGGAAAAGTGTTGCAGACCTTCTTCGCAATCTGAACAATGTACCAGACGATATTCGTACAACGGTACGTAATAATGGTGGTGGTCATGTTAACCATGCGATGTTTTGGAGAATTATGAAGCCAAAAGGTGGGGGAGAACCAACAGGTGCGATCGCATCCGCAATTACAGAAACTTTTGGCAGTTTTTCCAGTTTTAAAAAGCAGTTTAATGAAGCTGGTGTTGGTCGTTTTGGCAGTGGTTGGGTTTGGTTAGTACGTACTAAAAATGGCGACCTGACTGTAATGACGACACCCAATCAAGATAGTCCCATAGTTGAAGGAAACTACCCAATTATGGGTAATGACATATGGGAACACGCATATTACCTCAAGTATCAAAATCGTCGTGCCGATTATTTAAATGCATGGTGGAACGTCTTGAACTGGGATGAGATTAACAAGCGTTTTGCCGCATCAAGTAAAAGGTAG
- the rsmG gene encoding 16S rRNA (guanine(527)-N(7))-methyltransferase RsmG, with translation MVNIWQQTMNWTPTVHQQELFQKLYELILSGNSQQNLTRITEPQEFWEKHLWDSLRGIAFLLSGQAQENTGDTEELTPSSVLISNLQSPIQNPKSKIQNPKFPTFIDIGTGAGFPGIPIAITVAHGTVTLLDSTRKKIAFLDRVKDELHLTNIKTVTGRAEEISHQIQHRQCYDVALIRAVGTASVCAEYTLPLLKQGGLAVIYRGNWMEDEAKSLKNAVQQLGGTIESVEEFTTPLTHSIRHCLYLRKVATTPSQFPRAVGVPTQKPL, from the coding sequence ATGGTAAATATCTGGCAGCAAACCATGAATTGGACTCCCACAGTCCACCAGCAAGAGCTGTTTCAAAAGCTTTACGAGTTAATTTTATCCGGGAACAGCCAGCAGAATTTAACCCGCATTACCGAGCCTCAAGAGTTTTGGGAGAAGCATCTTTGGGATTCTCTACGGGGAATTGCTTTTTTGCTTTCAGGACAAGCACAAGAAAATACAGGGGACACAGAAGAACTCACACCCTCATCTGTCCTAATCTCCAATCTCCAATCCCCAATCCAAAATCCAAAATCCAAAATCCAAAATCCAAAATTCCCCACTTTTATCGACATTGGAACTGGTGCTGGTTTTCCAGGTATCCCAATAGCGATTACTGTTGCTCATGGTACTGTAACTCTTCTAGACTCCACTCGGAAAAAAATTGCTTTTCTCGATCGAGTGAAAGACGAGCTTCACCTAACTAACATTAAAACGGTGACTGGCAGAGCAGAAGAGATTAGCCATCAGATCCAACACCGACAATGCTATGATGTTGCTCTCATCCGTGCTGTCGGAACAGCTTCTGTCTGCGCTGAATATACCTTACCGTTGTTGAAACAAGGTGGGCTAGCCGTCATTTACCGGGGTAATTGGATGGAAGATGAAGCAAAATCTTTAAAAAATGCTGTTCAACAACTAGGTGGGACAATTGAATCTGTTGAAGAATTTACGACTCCCCTCACTCACAGCATTCGTCACTGTCTTTACTTACGGAAAGTAGCAACTACACCATCTCAGTTTCCTCGTGCTGTTGGTGTCCCTACGCAAAAACCTCTTTAA
- a CDS encoding ABC transporter ATP-binding protein: MTKTQNSELSLLEAKNLTRRFGGLVAVNNVSFHVNKYEIFGLIGPNGAGKTTLFNLITGLITPSSGQLIYQDKEISQLRPHQIAGLGIARTFQNIRLFGELSALENVVIARHLHTKSSMIQGMLGLPPAPKEEQHSKRRAVELLGLVGLSDRLEEKAKNFAYGDQRRLEIARALALEPQVLLLDEPAAGMNPNEKHQLSEFIRNLRESFNLTIVLIEHHVPLVMGLCDRIAVLDFGQLIALGEPSVVRNNPAVIEAYLGND; encoded by the coding sequence ATGACAAAAACTCAAAATTCTGAATTATCTTTATTAGAAGCAAAAAACTTAACTCGCCGTTTTGGGGGTTTAGTAGCAGTCAATAATGTATCTTTTCATGTAAATAAATATGAAATTTTTGGACTAATTGGTCCTAACGGTGCTGGGAAGACTACTCTGTTTAATTTAATTACAGGCTTAATTACACCTTCTAGCGGTCAGTTAATTTATCAAGATAAAGAAATTTCTCAATTGCGTCCCCATCAAATTGCAGGTTTAGGGATTGCGCGGACATTTCAAAATATTCGCTTGTTTGGTGAACTCTCAGCTTTAGAAAATGTTGTTATAGCACGGCATTTGCATACGAAGAGTAGTATGATACAGGGAATGTTGGGATTGCCTCCTGCTCCAAAAGAAGAACAACACAGCAAACGAAGAGCGGTAGAATTATTAGGGCTTGTTGGTTTAAGCGATCGCCTAGAAGAAAAAGCTAAAAACTTTGCCTATGGTGACCAAAGGCGGTTAGAAATTGCCCGTGCTCTGGCTTTAGAACCACAGGTGTTACTTTTAGATGAACCTGCAGCAGGTATGAATCCTAATGAAAAACATCAACTGAGTGAGTTTATCCGCAACCTACGCGAAAGTTTTAACTTAACTATCGTTTTGATTGAGCACCATGTTCCTTTAGTTATGGGTTTGTGCGATCGCATTGCTGTTTTAGATTTTGGTCAACTCATTGCGTTGGGGGAACCATCTGTTGTCAGAAATAACCCAGCTGTGATTGAAGCATATTTGGGTAATGATTAA
- a CDS encoding branched-chain amino acid ABC transporter permease, producing MTEFFTTYGALIVSMVLGALLGLSLYLPLMAGQLSLASPGFYALGGYIAAILSTTVFSTTGVFPVPLLLLEMLIAGIVSGVLGVVVGVPALRLRGIYLAIATIAFVEVLRVLALNLDITGGAVGIFGVPQPFSEPIEYLWIALPLLIVSMVLIYRLERIKVGRAFVAIREDELAAGAMGINPTYYKVLAFTLGCILAGVVGAISAHVLNTWNSRQGTFDSSINYLTFVLIGGSRTFLGSVVGGMVFTALPEVLRAMADTSAIPPWLAQLLRDGRLIIFGLLIVIGTIFFPQGLVTPDLFKNRRKRRRPVTSDQ from the coding sequence ATGACTGAATTTTTTACAACTTATGGAGCTCTTATCGTCTCTATGGTATTGGGGGCGCTCCTAGGGCTATCTCTGTACTTACCTCTCATGGCTGGACAATTGTCTCTAGCAAGCCCTGGCTTTTATGCTTTGGGTGGGTACATTGCTGCTATTCTCTCTACAACTGTTTTTTCTACTACAGGAGTGTTTCCTGTTCCACTTCTATTGCTGGAAATGTTGATAGCGGGTATCGTTTCTGGTGTACTGGGAGTAGTAGTAGGAGTCCCAGCACTGCGGTTGCGGGGGATTTATTTAGCGATCGCGACCATTGCTTTTGTAGAAGTCCTGCGAGTCTTAGCCCTAAACTTAGATATTACAGGTGGGGCTGTGGGTATTTTTGGTGTCCCGCAACCTTTCTCTGAACCAATTGAATATTTATGGATTGCACTGCCATTATTAATTGTAAGTATGGTGCTTATTTACCGCTTAGAACGTATAAAAGTTGGCAGGGCGTTCGTAGCAATTCGTGAGGATGAATTAGCTGCAGGTGCAATGGGTATAAATCCGACTTACTATAAAGTACTGGCATTCACTCTAGGGTGTATTCTTGCAGGAGTTGTTGGTGCTATTAGTGCTCATGTTCTCAATACATGGAATTCACGTCAAGGTACCTTTGATAGCAGTATCAACTACCTCACTTTTGTGTTAATTGGTGGATCGAGAACTTTTTTAGGTTCGGTAGTAGGAGGTATGGTATTCACAGCTTTACCGGAGGTGTTAAGAGCAATGGCAGATACAAGCGCTATACCCCCATGGTTGGCACAATTATTGCGAGATGGCAGGTTAATTATTTTTGGACTGCTGATCGTTATTGGGACTATCTTTTTTCCCCAAGGTCTTGTAACTCCAGATTTATTCAAGAACCGTAGAAAGCGCCGCAGACCAGTGACCAGTGACCAGTGA
- a CDS encoding aldo/keto reductase, with amino-acid sequence MLYRRFGRTELKMPVFSCGGMRYQYKWQDVPQWQVPRDRQENLEATIRRAVELGINHIETARGYGSSEMQLGRILPTFEREELIVQTKVNPKADVKEFQRDFEKSLKNLRLDYVDLLAIHGINNPELLHDSIRPGGCLEFVHKLQAQGKVKFIGFSTHGATDIIIQAINTNQFDYVNLHWYYVNQANWTAIEAATRLDMGVFIISPSNKGGMLYEPPEKLVELCKPLSPMVFNDLFCLSHSQVHTLSVGAAKPQDFDEHLKTLDLLDNASEILPDILARLEEEAIAVMGEDWVKTWHVNLPTYDKTPGHVNIPVILWLRNLAVAYDMLDYAKMRYNLLGNGGHWFPGSQADKISQLDLQECLSRSPHADKIPRFLTEAHEMLAGEARQRLSQS; translated from the coding sequence ATGCTTTACAGACGATTTGGGCGCACAGAGTTAAAAATGCCTGTTTTTTCCTGCGGTGGCATGAGATATCAGTATAAATGGCAGGATGTGCCACAGTGGCAAGTCCCCCGCGATCGCCAGGAAAATCTAGAAGCGACGATTCGACGGGCAGTAGAATTGGGAATTAATCATATTGAAACTGCTCGTGGTTACGGTAGTTCTGAAATGCAGTTGGGAAGAATCTTGCCAACTTTTGAGCGCGAAGAGTTGATTGTTCAAACCAAAGTCAACCCTAAAGCTGATGTTAAAGAATTCCAACGAGATTTTGAAAAATCGCTAAAAAATCTTCGCCTGGACTACGTTGACTTACTAGCAATACACGGTATTAACAATCCTGAATTATTGCATGACAGCATTCGTCCTGGTGGTTGCTTGGAGTTCGTACATAAACTTCAGGCACAAGGAAAAGTTAAATTTATCGGTTTTTCTACACATGGTGCAACAGATATTATTATTCAAGCAATAAATACTAACCAGTTTGACTACGTTAACTTACATTGGTATTACGTTAATCAAGCCAACTGGACTGCTATTGAAGCTGCAACCCGCCTTGACATGGGCGTATTTATCATTAGCCCATCTAATAAAGGAGGAATGTTATATGAACCACCAGAAAAACTAGTAGAACTTTGTAAGCCTTTAAGCCCAATGGTCTTTAATGATTTATTTTGTTTAAGCCATTCCCAAGTTCATACATTAAGCGTGGGTGCAGCTAAACCGCAAGATTTTGACGAACACTTAAAAACATTAGATTTACTAGACAACGCATCGGAAATTTTGCCAGATATTTTGGCTAGGTTGGAAGAAGAAGCAATAGCAGTTATGGGAGAAGATTGGGTCAAAACCTGGCATGTTAATTTACCAACCTATGATAAAACCCCAGGTCATGTGAATATTCCAGTGATTTTGTGGTTGAGAAATTTAGCTGTGGCATACGATATGCTGGACTATGCCAAAATGCGTTATAACTTGCTTGGCAATGGCGGTCATTGGTTTCCTGGTAGTCAAGCAGACAAAATAAGTCAATTAGACTTGCAGGAATGCCTCAGTCGCAGTCCTCACGCAGATAAAATTCCTCGTTTTTTAACAGAAGCACATGAGATGTTAGCAGGTGAAGCAAGGCAGCGATTGTCACAAAGTTAG
- a CDS encoding ABC transporter substrate-binding protein: MKKSTTLTTAFFVTCAMLLTACGSSPTNSTNTGTNGNTSTSSTTNTAITTDTSSEIPIGIAFAQTSNVALLGQEGVAGAKIAEKYFNDKGGVNGTPIKLVFQDTSGDEAGAINAFQTLINKNKVVGIVGPTLSQQAFAADPFAEKSKVPVIGASNTAKGVPEIGDYVARVSAPVSIVAPNSVKAALKQNPNIKKVAVFFAQNDVFSKSETEIFQKTVKDQGLEIITVQKFQTTDTDFQAQATNGINLKPDLIIISGLAADGGNLIRQLRELGYKGLIIAGNGLNTGKVFAVCQAFCDGVIIAQAYSPEYSGQVNKEFRAAYLKQYNEEPPQFSGQAFAAVQVYVEALKSLDKKSKIGTLPLPQLRTELNKELLSGKYNTPLGEIAFTPVGDVIQKEFYVARITMDKNAKKGKFAILK; this comes from the coding sequence ATGAAAAAATCTACTACTTTAACAACTGCATTTTTCGTAACTTGCGCTATGCTGCTAACAGCATGCGGTAGCAGTCCTACCAATAGCACCAATACGGGAACTAACGGTAACACCAGTACGAGTTCTACAACCAACACGGCTATAACGACAGACACATCTAGTGAAATTCCCATCGGTATTGCCTTTGCACAAACCAGTAACGTAGCTTTGCTTGGTCAAGAAGGCGTTGCTGGGGCAAAAATTGCCGAAAAATATTTTAATGATAAAGGTGGTGTTAATGGTACTCCCATTAAACTGGTGTTCCAAGACACTAGTGGTGATGAAGCAGGAGCTATTAACGCTTTTCAAACTTTAATTAACAAAAATAAAGTTGTTGGGATTGTTGGTCCAACTTTATCGCAGCAAGCTTTCGCCGCCGATCCGTTTGCCGAAAAATCTAAAGTGCCGGTGATTGGAGCATCAAATACTGCAAAAGGAGTTCCAGAAATAGGTGATTATGTTGCGCGTGTATCCGCACCTGTTTCTATTGTTGCACCTAATTCAGTCAAAGCTGCTCTTAAACAAAATCCTAACATTAAGAAAGTAGCAGTCTTTTTCGCACAAAATGATGTTTTTAGTAAATCGGAAACAGAGATTTTTCAGAAAACAGTTAAGGATCAAGGATTGGAAATTATAACAGTTCAAAAATTTCAAACAACTGATACCGACTTTCAAGCCCAAGCCACTAATGGTATTAATTTAAAACCAGATTTAATCATTATTTCTGGCTTGGCTGCTGATGGTGGGAATTTAATCCGACAATTGAGGGAATTGGGTTATAAAGGTTTAATCATTGCGGGAAATGGGCTGAACACGGGGAAAGTATTCGCAGTGTGTCAAGCATTTTGTGATGGTGTCATTATTGCTCAAGCTTACAGCCCTGAATATTCTGGACAAGTTAACAAAGAATTCCGTGCTGCTTATTTAAAGCAATATAATGAAGAACCGCCCCAGTTTAGCGGTCAAGCTTTTGCAGCAGTGCAAGTGTATGTCGAAGCTCTGAAATCTTTGGATAAAAAATCGAAAATTGGTACATTACCCTTGCCTCAACTGCGTACAGAATTAAATAAAGAGCTACTATCAGGCAAGTACAATACTCCTCTTGGTGAGATTGCTTTTACTCCTGTAGGCGACGTGATTCAAAAAGAATTCTATGTGGCTCGAATTACGATGGATAAAAATGCAAAGAAAGGGAAATTTGCAATTTTAAAGTAG